The following DNA comes from Nocardioides sp. JQ2195.
CGGTGCCCTCGACGGAGTCGAGCTCCTGGCAGAGCCGCTCCCAGCTCCCCGGGGCGTCAGGATGCCGGCGATCGAGGCGGGTGTTGCCCATCAGGTCCAGCGCGGCCCACAGGCTCCGCCGGTGGCCGGCAGCAGGGAGCGAGATCCCGGATCGCTCCAGCTCCTCGCGGTTGTTCCAGAGGATCTTCTGCAGGTAGGTGGTGCCGGTCTTCGGCAGACCAATGTGCCAGTAGATGCGCTCGGCCATCCGGGAGTCCTCCATCCGTTGCAGGCCCGTCGAGGGTACGCCGTGGCGACCGCCGGGCGCATGGGCACCACCCGCAGTGGGTCGGATAACATTCGGCCGTGTGGGCGACGGCAGACGGAAGATGACCAGGTCGGCCGTCAAGGCCGCCTCGGTGGCCAACAGGGGTGCCCGCTCCGGCCTGCTGCGACACGTGGCGATCATCGCGGTCGGGCTGCTGCTCCTGGTCGCCGGCGTGAGCGGCGTACGTCACTTCTCCCCCGACACCGAGCCGACCAGCTCCGGCCCTGCGCCCTCCGCGACCCCCACCCCGTCGCCGGAGCCCTCAGCCACGCCGTCGGCGTCCGAGACGGTCACGGTGACCCCGCCCCCCGACCAGGGGAGGAAGCTGGTCGGCGAGCGGATCCGGTTCGTGCGCTACCCGACCGTCAAGCAGCTCGATGCGCGTCATCGTCCCAAGGGGCTCTTCCGGGTCGGCGCCACTGAGAAGAAGTCGTTCACGTTCCGGGTGGCGTCCTACAACGTCCTCGGCGCCTCCCACACCACGGGGCCCAAGGCCCGGCGCGGGTACGCCGGCTACGCCCGCCGGATGGCGCCCCAGGTCGGTCTCCTCGAGAGCCATGGAGTCACGGTCGCCGGACTGCAGGAGTTCCAGCACCCGCAGAGCAACCTGTTCACCCGGATCCGCGGCGGCAGCTACGGGGTCTACCCGGGAGTGAAGCTCGGCAC
Coding sequences within:
- a CDS encoding endonuclease/exonuclease/phosphatase family protein, whose protein sequence is MTRSAVKAASVANRGARSGLLRHVAIIAVGLLLLVAGVSGVRHFSPDTEPTSSGPAPSATPTPSPEPSATPSASETVTVTPPPDQGRKLVGERIRFVRYPTVKQLDARHRPKGLFRVGATEKKSFTFRVASYNVLGASHTTGPKARRGYAGYARRMAPQVGLLESHGVTVAGLQEFQHPQSNLFTRIRGGSYGVYPGVKLGTRLSQNSIIWRTDTWELVKQQTTPIPYFGGHRVPMPQVLLRHQETGRLVWFGNFHNPANIGGNHARWRALAVRIEASLAKTLGSDGTPVIMTGDMNDREKFACPFSQQSGMHSPNGARTTSAGCQTPRAMSVDWIFGSSTLSFSEYAEDWSSRHRHLSDHPLIAATVTAPGALERPGCVKARARHGVEHYCPRP